The Austwickia sp. genome includes a region encoding these proteins:
- the maf gene encoding septum formation inhibitor Maf, producing MTAPVRLVLASASAGRLGTLRAAGVDPAVVVSAVDEDAVLTAATHRYGPLTPADAALLLARGKCEDVASRLSTGDVPGDVLVPGGGADLVLGCDSIFELDGTAYGKPATPAQARDRWRTMSGKSAALHTGHWLIDARAPEAGGTGGTFGETVTTEVTFASMSEHDIEAYVATGEPLACAGAFTIDGYGGAFVTGVVGDPHNVVGLSLPALRSMLAEIGVAWPRLWSRRG from the coding sequence ATGACCGCTCCCGTGCGACTGGTCCTGGCCTCCGCCTCGGCGGGGCGGCTGGGGACGCTGCGGGCCGCCGGGGTGGACCCGGCCGTGGTCGTCTCGGCCGTCGACGAGGACGCCGTGCTGACCGCGGCGACGCACCGCTACGGACCCCTCACCCCCGCCGACGCGGCGCTCCTGCTCGCCCGAGGGAAGTGCGAGGACGTCGCCAGCAGGCTCTCGACGGGCGACGTCCCGGGCGACGTCTTGGTGCCCGGGGGCGGCGCGGACCTGGTGCTCGGCTGTGACTCGATCTTCGAGCTGGACGGGACGGCGTACGGCAAGCCGGCCACCCCGGCGCAGGCGCGGGACCGGTGGCGGACGATGTCCGGCAAGAGCGCAGCCCTGCACACCGGGCATTGGCTGATCGACGCGCGCGCCCCGGAGGCCGGCGGCACGGGAGGAACGTTCGGGGAGACGGTGACGACGGAGGTCACCTTCGCGTCGATGTCGGAGCACGACATCGAGGCGTACGTCGCCACCGGCGAGCCCCTCGCCTGTGCGGGGGCGTTCACGATCGACGGGTACGGCGGGGCATTCGTGACGGGCGTCGTCGGGGATCCACACAACGTCGTCGGGCTCTCTCTGCCCGCCCTCCGGTCGATGCTCGCGGAGATCGGCGTCGCGTGGCCGAGGTTGTGGAGTCGGCGCGGCTGA
- a CDS encoding acyl-CoA carboxylase subunit beta encodes MDSEAAFAPATPAEQGGDARVGDVRARLNAAYASTASLPPKAKTKLDAQGKMFVRDRVAMLFDEGGFVEDGRYANAMAGGSLPADGVVTGRGTVDGRPAIVVANDPSVKAGSWGARTVEKIIRATESALREELPIFWFVDSAGARITDQVDLFPGRRGAGHIFHNEVALSGRVPQICCLFGPSAAGGAYIPAFTDLVIMVDGNASMYLGSPRMAEMVVGEKVSLEEMGGARMHCTVSGCGDVLVETDEEAIEVAKLYFSYLPSTWRDQPPVFHPEEPSVPLTRATVPEVESVPFDMHEVIDGLVDEHSFFEIKALFAAELITGFGRLGGHSVGIVANNSAVKGGVLFVDSADKAARFVQLCDAFSIPLIYLADVPGFMIGSDVERAGIIRHGAKMVSAISEATVPQVCVVVRKAYGAGLYAMAGPGFGPDATIALPTARIAVMGPEAAVNAVYANKIAEIGDPAERAAFIAAKREEYEEDVDLERLASDLVLDDIIEADRLRDDLIKRLTYAGRRERAFSERRHGVSPV; translated from the coding sequence ATGGATTCCGAGGCGGCGTTTGCGCCGGCGACCCCCGCCGAACAGGGCGGTGACGCCCGGGTCGGGGACGTGCGGGCGCGGCTCAATGCGGCGTACGCGTCGACGGCCAGCCTGCCCCCCAAGGCGAAGACCAAGCTCGACGCCCAGGGCAAGATGTTCGTCCGCGACCGCGTCGCGATGCTCTTCGACGAGGGCGGCTTTGTCGAGGACGGCCGGTACGCCAACGCGATGGCCGGCGGCTCTTTGCCCGCGGACGGCGTGGTGACCGGCCGCGGCACCGTCGACGGCCGCCCCGCCATCGTCGTGGCCAACGACCCATCGGTGAAGGCGGGCTCGTGGGGGGCCCGCACGGTCGAGAAGATCATCCGCGCCACCGAATCTGCCCTGCGCGAGGAGCTGCCGATCTTCTGGTTCGTGGATTCGGCGGGGGCGCGCATCACCGACCAGGTGGACCTGTTCCCGGGCCGCCGCGGGGCGGGGCACATCTTCCACAACGAGGTGGCCCTCTCCGGCCGGGTGCCGCAGATCTGCTGCCTCTTCGGGCCGAGCGCCGCCGGTGGCGCCTACATCCCCGCCTTCACCGACCTGGTGATCATGGTCGACGGCAACGCCTCCATGTACCTCGGCAGCCCCCGCATGGCCGAGATGGTCGTGGGGGAGAAGGTGAGCCTGGAGGAGATGGGCGGCGCGCGGATGCACTGCACCGTCTCCGGCTGCGGGGACGTCCTCGTCGAGACCGACGAGGAGGCGATCGAGGTGGCGAAGCTCTACTTCTCCTATCTGCCCTCGACCTGGCGCGATCAGCCGCCGGTGTTCCACCCGGAGGAGCCCAGCGTTCCGCTGACGCGCGCCACGGTGCCGGAGGTCGAATCGGTGCCCTTCGACATGCACGAGGTCATCGACGGCCTGGTCGACGAGCACAGCTTCTTCGAGATCAAGGCGCTGTTCGCGGCCGAGCTCATCACGGGGTTCGGTCGGCTCGGTGGCCACTCGGTGGGGATCGTGGCGAACAACTCCGCCGTCAAGGGCGGCGTGCTGTTCGTCGACAGCGCCGACAAGGCGGCCCGGTTCGTGCAGCTCTGCGACGCCTTCTCGATCCCGCTGATCTACCTCGCCGACGTGCCCGGCTTCATGATCGGCTCGGACGTCGAACGCGCCGGGATCATCCGGCACGGCGCCAAGATGGTGAGTGCGATCTCGGAGGCGACGGTCCCGCAGGTGTGCGTCGTGGTGCGCAAGGCGTACGGCGCCGGCCTGTACGCCATGGCCGGTCCGGGCTTCGGCCCGGACGCCACGATCGCCCTGCCGACCGCGCGCATCGCCGTGATGGGCCCGGAGGCGGCCGTCAACGCCGTCTACGCGAACAAGATCGCCGAGATCGGCGATCCGGCCGAGCGTGCGGCCTTCATCGCGGCCAAGCGTGAGGAGTACGAGGAGGACGTGGACCTGGAGCGGCTGGCGTCCGACCTGGTGCTCGACGACATCATCGAGGCGGACCGGCTGCGGGACGACCTCATCAAGCGATTGACGTACGCCGGGCGCCGGGAGCGGGCCTTCAGCGAGCGACGACACGGCGTTTCGCCGGTCTGA
- a CDS encoding acyl-CoA dehydrogenase family protein yields MFELSADHEEFRQHVRDFAAGEVAPHVAQWTKDHYFPADLIPKMGELGLFGLVVPEEYGGSGMPHEEGPFTYLCLAIEELGRVDQSIGITLEAGVGLGINPIMNYGTDAQKQRFLPDLAAGRTLAGFGLTEPEAGSDAGGTRTKATLENGQWTVKGAKAFITNSGTPITSVVTATCRTGTRDDGSPEISAIMIPSGTPGFTVEPPYDKLGWWISDTHGLTFDNCTVPEENLLGQRGKGYAQFLATLDDGRVAIAALAAGCVVRMLEECVEYSKTRLSFGKPIATYQGVSFQIADLQVMAEASRLLTYKAAAMKDQMHLGKVSVAQFKHAASIAKLYTSEAAVTATRIATQVFGGNGFMEEYPVARFFRDAKILEIGEGTSEVQRMLIARGLGLPS; encoded by the coding sequence ATGTTCGAGCTCTCCGCCGATCACGAGGAGTTCCGTCAGCACGTCCGCGATTTCGCCGCCGGCGAGGTCGCCCCCCACGTGGCGCAGTGGACCAAGGACCACTACTTCCCCGCGGACCTGATCCCCAAGATGGGCGAGCTCGGGTTGTTCGGGCTGGTCGTGCCCGAGGAGTACGGCGGCTCGGGCATGCCCCACGAGGAGGGTCCGTTCACCTACCTCTGCCTGGCCATCGAGGAACTCGGCCGCGTCGACCAGTCGATCGGCATCACCCTCGAGGCGGGCGTCGGCCTGGGCATCAACCCGATCATGAACTACGGCACGGACGCCCAGAAGCAGCGCTTCCTGCCCGACCTGGCCGCCGGCCGCACGCTTGCCGGGTTCGGCCTCACCGAGCCGGAGGCCGGCTCGGACGCGGGCGGGACCCGCACGAAGGCCACGCTGGAGAACGGGCAGTGGACGGTCAAGGGCGCCAAGGCCTTCATCACGAACTCCGGCACCCCGATCACCTCCGTGGTCACCGCGACCTGCCGCACCGGCACGCGGGACGACGGCAGCCCGGAGATCAGCGCGATCATGATCCCGTCCGGCACGCCCGGCTTCACCGTCGAGCCGCCCTACGACAAGCTGGGCTGGTGGATCAGCGACACCCACGGGCTGACCTTCGACAACTGCACGGTCCCCGAGGAGAACCTGCTCGGCCAGCGGGGCAAGGGCTATGCCCAATTCCTCGCCACGCTCGACGACGGCCGGGTCGCCATCGCGGCGCTGGCCGCCGGCTGTGTGGTGCGGATGCTGGAGGAGTGCGTCGAATACAGCAAGACGCGGCTCTCGTTCGGTAAGCCCATCGCGACCTACCAGGGCGTCAGCTTCCAGATCGCCGACCTGCAGGTGATGGCCGAGGCGAGCCGCCTGCTCACCTACAAGGCCGCCGCCATGAAGGACCAGATGCACCTCGGCAAGGTCTCCGTGGCGCAGTTCAAGCACGCGGCCTCGATCGCCAAGCTCTACACCAGCGAGGCCGCGGTCACCGCGACCCGGATCGCGACGCAGGTGTTCGGCGGCAACGGCTTCATGGAGGAATACCCCGTCGCCCGCTTCTTCCGCGACGCCAAGATCCTGGAGATCGGCGAGGGCACCTCCGAGGTGCAGCGGATGCTCATTGCCCGGGGCCTCGGGCTCCCGAGCTGA
- a CDS encoding MerR family DNA-binding transcriptional regulator has translation MTSRPSQDRPPGREPGPAVADSGQTVTSDASRATTWTIAEMADEFGVTHRTIRHYEDLGLIAPERRGTARVYHRRDHIRLSLVIRGKRLGFPLEEIRRIVDMYDDHPGEAGQLRYLLSQIGDRRADLEQRRSDLDLLLHELDELQRRCEEELAELA, from the coding sequence ATGACAAGTCGCCCGAGCCAGGATCGTCCACCGGGGCGGGAACCGGGTCCAGCGGTAGCCGACAGTGGCCAGACGGTCACTTCCGACGCTAGTCGCGCGACGACGTGGACGATCGCCGAGATGGCCGACGAGTTCGGGGTGACGCACCGCACCATCCGGCATTACGAGGACCTGGGGCTCATCGCTCCGGAACGGCGCGGTACGGCGCGGGTCTATCACCGCCGCGACCACATCCGCCTCTCCCTCGTCATCAGGGGCAAGCGACTCGGGTTCCCGCTGGAGGAGATTCGGCGGATCGTCGACATGTACGACGACCACCCCGGCGAGGCCGGCCAGTTGCGCTACCTGCTCTCCCAGATCGGGGATCGCCGGGCCGACCTGGAACAACGCCGGTCCGACCTGGACCTGCTGCTGCATGAGCTGGACGAGCTCCAGCGCCGCTGCGAGGAGGAGCTCGCCGAGCTCGCCTGA
- a CDS encoding ATP-grasp domain-containing protein encodes MAISKVLIANRGEIAVRIARACKDSGIASVAVYADPDRDALHVKVADEAYGLGGSTPGESYLVQEKLLDVAKQSGADAVHPGYGFLAENASFAQAVLDAGLIWIGPSPEAIDALGDKVKARHIATRANAPLVPGTKDPAKDADEIVAFAKEYGVPVAIKAAYGGGGRGLKVARTIEEIPQLFESATREAVTAFGRGECFVERFLDKPRHVETQCLADQHGNVVVVSTRDCSLQRRHQKLVEEAPAPFLTDEQNAELIRASKAILKEASYVGAGTCEYLVSQDGLISFLEVNTRLQVEHPVTEEVTGIDLVREQFRIANGEELGYDETDLAPLIARKHSFEFRINGEDPGRNFLPAPGTVLTFRPPSGPGVRLDSGIEQGDIISGQFDSMLAKLIVTGADRQQALERSRRALAEFEVEGMPTALTFHRVVVDDPAFAPAGADEPFSVYTTWMETDFDNQIEPYGGPSADAAEPEPERQKVIVEVGGKRVEVSLPGDMSFGGGGGGGTIGAGRRKAPRRGGAGAKGGAKASGDSLTAPMQGTIVKLNVADGDSVNEGDLVLVLEAMKMEQPINAHKSGTISGLKAAVGETVTSGSVLCDIKGEAAAEE; translated from the coding sequence ATGGCCATCTCCAAAGTCTTGATCGCGAACCGCGGCGAGATCGCCGTCCGCATCGCCCGTGCTTGCAAGGACTCCGGCATCGCTTCGGTCGCGGTCTACGCCGACCCCGACCGTGACGCGCTGCATGTGAAGGTGGCCGACGAGGCATACGGACTGGGCGGCTCCACGCCCGGCGAAAGCTATCTCGTGCAGGAAAAGCTCCTCGACGTCGCCAAGCAGTCCGGGGCGGACGCCGTGCACCCCGGCTACGGCTTCCTCGCCGAGAACGCCAGCTTCGCCCAGGCGGTGCTCGACGCCGGACTCATCTGGATCGGGCCGTCGCCCGAGGCGATCGACGCCCTCGGTGACAAGGTCAAGGCGCGGCACATCGCCACGCGCGCCAACGCGCCCCTCGTGCCCGGCACGAAGGACCCCGCCAAGGACGCCGACGAGATCGTCGCGTTCGCCAAGGAATACGGCGTGCCCGTCGCGATCAAGGCGGCGTACGGCGGCGGCGGTCGCGGCCTGAAGGTCGCGCGCACCATCGAAGAGATCCCCCAGCTGTTCGAGTCCGCGACCCGCGAGGCCGTCACGGCGTTCGGCCGCGGCGAGTGCTTCGTGGAGCGCTTCCTCGACAAGCCGCGGCACGTCGAAACCCAGTGCCTGGCCGACCAGCACGGCAACGTCGTCGTCGTGTCCACCCGCGACTGCTCGCTGCAGCGCCGCCACCAGAAGCTGGTCGAAGAGGCGCCGGCGCCGTTCCTCACCGACGAGCAGAACGCGGAGCTGATCCGGGCGAGCAAGGCGATCCTCAAGGAGGCGAGCTACGTCGGGGCGGGCACCTGCGAATACCTGGTAAGCCAGGACGGCCTCATCAGCTTCCTCGAGGTCAACACCCGCCTGCAGGTCGAGCACCCGGTCACCGAGGAGGTCACGGGGATCGACCTGGTCCGCGAGCAGTTCCGGATCGCCAACGGCGAGGAGCTCGGCTACGACGAGACCGACCTGGCCCCGCTGATCGCCCGCAAGCACTCGTTCGAGTTCCGCATCAACGGCGAAGACCCGGGCCGCAACTTCCTGCCCGCGCCGGGCACCGTGCTGACGTTCCGGCCGCCGTCGGGCCCCGGCGTCCGGTTGGACTCCGGCATCGAACAGGGCGACATCATCTCCGGGCAGTTCGACTCGATGCTCGCCAAGTTGATCGTCACGGGCGCCGACCGGCAGCAGGCGCTGGAGCGGTCGCGCCGCGCGCTGGCCGAGTTCGAGGTCGAGGGCATGCCCACGGCCCTGACGTTCCACCGCGTCGTCGTCGACGACCCCGCGTTCGCGCCCGCGGGCGCCGACGAGCCGTTCTCCGTGTACACGACGTGGATGGAGACGGACTTCGACAACCAGATCGAGCCGTACGGCGGTCCGTCGGCCGACGCCGCCGAGCCCGAGCCCGAGCGGCAGAAGGTCATCGTCGAGGTCGGCGGCAAGCGCGTCGAGGTCAGCCTGCCTGGCGACATGTCGTTCGGTGGAGGCGGCGGCGGTGGCACCATCGGCGCCGGGCGTCGCAAGGCCCCGCGCCGTGGCGGCGCCGGCGCCAAGGGCGGCGCGAAGGCCAGCGGCGACAGCCTCACCGCCCCGATGCAGGGCACGATCGTCAAGCTCAACGTGGCCGACGGAGACAGCGTCAACGAGGGCGACCTGGTCCTCGTGCTGGAGGCCATGAAGATGGAGCAGCCCATCAATGCGCACAAGTCCGGCACGATCTCCGGCCTGAAGGCCGCGGTCGGCGAGACCGTGACCAGCGGGTCCGTGCTGTGCGATATCAAGGGCGAGGCTGCCGCCGAGGAGTGA
- a CDS encoding antitoxin yields MDVKGLIAKAKDLARSNPDKVRSGVDKVEEVVNRKTGGKYADQVAKGAAAAENALGVPGEAKRAFAEEAGSTWKRPDAVRADPIDAPAPIERPDKI; encoded by the coding sequence ATGGACGTTAAGGGACTGATCGCCAAGGCGAAGGACCTCGCGCGCAGCAATCCCGACAAGGTGCGCTCGGGGGTGGACAAGGTCGAAGAGGTCGTCAACCGCAAGACGGGCGGCAAGTACGCCGATCAGGTCGCCAAGGGGGCCGCCGCCGCGGAGAACGCGCTGGGCGTGCCCGGCGAGGCCAAGAGGGCGTTCGCGGAGGAGGCCGGCTCCACCTGGAAGCGGCCCGACGCCGTCCGGGCCGACCCCATCGACGCGCCGGCTCCGATCGAGCGCCCCGACAAGATCTGA
- a CDS encoding NAD(P)H-quinone dehydrogenase encodes MNERAQSVVIIGGGPGGYEAALVAAALGAQVTVVDVDGVGGACVLTDCVPSKALISTAAYVGRVGQAVSMGLRTSAPAPAGPARADNAAVLDADLAAVNTRIVALAGKQSEDIGAGLTARGVTVVAGRARLTGPATVRVEPAVGPAYDLDADMILLATGAAPRVMDTAVPDGERILTWQQVWALTELPEHLVVVGSGVTGAELAQAYLGIGARVTLVSSRDRVLPGEDGDAATVIEDVFRERGMEVLGRSRMTAVRREGDRVIVALEDGREITGSHALLAVGSVPRTEGLGLAEAGVALTERGHIAVDRVSRTSVRGIYAAGDCTGVLPLASVAAMQGRIAVAHALGDAVAPLNIKGVASNIFTDPEIATVGMTQQEAEAAGDIRMVLMPLETNARAKMDGIEQGFVKLFARRGSNQLVGGVVVAPRASELIFPIALAVGQRLTSDQVASTITVYPSLSGSVAEAARRLYGGPADDSA; translated from the coding sequence GTGAACGAGCGAGCGCAGTCCGTGGTGATCATCGGTGGCGGCCCCGGCGGGTACGAGGCGGCCCTGGTCGCCGCCGCCCTCGGCGCGCAGGTCACCGTGGTCGACGTGGACGGCGTCGGCGGCGCGTGTGTGCTCACCGACTGCGTGCCCAGCAAGGCGCTGATCTCGACGGCCGCCTACGTCGGGCGCGTCGGCCAGGCCGTGTCGATGGGGCTGCGGACGTCGGCCCCGGCCCCGGCCGGCCCGGCGCGCGCGGACAACGCCGCGGTCCTCGACGCCGACCTGGCCGCGGTCAACACCCGCATCGTGGCGCTGGCCGGGAAGCAGAGCGAGGATATCGGTGCCGGCCTGACGGCGCGGGGGGTCACCGTGGTCGCCGGGCGGGCCCGGCTGACCGGCCCGGCGACCGTGCGGGTGGAGCCTGCGGTCGGCCCGGCGTACGACCTCGACGCCGACATGATCCTCCTCGCGACCGGCGCCGCGCCGCGGGTCATGGACACCGCCGTCCCCGACGGCGAACGCATCCTTACCTGGCAGCAGGTGTGGGCCCTCACCGAGCTACCCGAACACCTCGTCGTCGTCGGGTCGGGTGTGACGGGCGCGGAGCTGGCGCAGGCCTACCTGGGGATCGGCGCGCGCGTGACGCTGGTGTCGTCGCGGGATCGGGTCCTGCCGGGCGAGGACGGCGACGCCGCCACGGTCATCGAGGACGTGTTCCGCGAGCGCGGCATGGAAGTGCTGGGTCGGTCGCGGATGACGGCTGTACGCCGAGAGGGCGACCGGGTCATCGTCGCGCTGGAGGACGGCCGGGAGATCACGGGGAGCCACGCCCTGCTCGCCGTGGGGTCGGTGCCCCGGACGGAGGGGCTGGGCCTGGCCGAGGCGGGGGTCGCGCTCACCGAGCGCGGCCACATCGCGGTCGACCGCGTGTCGCGCACCTCCGTCCGCGGGATCTACGCGGCCGGCGACTGCACCGGCGTCCTGCCGCTGGCCTCGGTGGCCGCGATGCAGGGCCGGATCGCGGTCGCGCACGCGCTCGGCGACGCCGTTGCGCCCCTGAACATCAAGGGCGTCGCGTCGAACATCTTCACCGACCCCGAGATCGCCACGGTCGGGATGACGCAGCAGGAGGCCGAGGCGGCCGGGGACATCCGGATGGTGTTGATGCCGCTGGAGACGAACGCCCGGGCGAAGATGGACGGCATCGAGCAGGGCTTCGTCAAGCTCTTCGCGCGCCGGGGCAGCAACCAGCTCGTCGGTGGCGTGGTCGTGGCGCCGCGCGCCAGCGAGCTGATCTTCCCGATCGCGCTCGCGGTGGGGCAGCGGCTTACGTCCGATCAGGTCGCCTCGACGATCACGGTGTACCCCTCGCTGTCGGGTTCCGTCGCCGAGGCGGCCCGGCGGCTGTACGGCGGCCCGGCGGACGACTCCGCGTAA
- a CDS encoding purine-nucleoside phosphorylase, with translation MAVERRLDDGNPAAMAALAAAAIAEGTGCPRHDVALVLGSGWGGAADLIGETVATLDNAAIPGFPAATVAGHAATVRSVLLRGPEGPDRPDRPHGTDAPDPGRRALVFGTRRHYYDGRDVRAVAHPIRTAAAAGCRTLVLTNGCGGLRPEWAPGTAVLISDHINLTGTSPLEGATFVDLTDAYSPRLRALAREIDPTLPEGVYVQFPGPHYETPAEVRMAGILGGDLVGMSTSLETIAAREAGLEVLGISLVTNPAAGIAAGPLSHDEVLQAGRAAAARCGRLLADIVARL, from the coding sequence ATGGCTGTTGAACGGCGGCTGGACGACGGCAACCCGGCCGCGATGGCCGCGCTGGCGGCGGCGGCGATCGCGGAGGGCACCGGTTGCCCGCGCCACGACGTGGCTCTGGTGCTGGGGTCGGGGTGGGGCGGGGCCGCCGACCTGATCGGCGAGACCGTCGCCACCCTTGACAACGCGGCGATCCCCGGCTTCCCGGCGGCGACCGTCGCCGGGCACGCCGCGACGGTCCGGTCGGTGCTGCTGCGTGGCCCCGAGGGCCCCGACCGCCCCGACCGCCCCCACGGCACCGACGCCCCCGACCCGGGGCGACGCGCCCTGGTGTTCGGGACCCGCCGGCACTATTACGACGGCCGGGACGTGCGCGCCGTCGCCCATCCGATCCGTACGGCGGCCGCGGCGGGCTGCCGCACCCTGGTCCTGACCAACGGCTGTGGCGGGTTGCGGCCCGAGTGGGCCCCGGGCACGGCGGTCCTCATCAGCGACCACATCAACCTCACCGGCACGTCGCCGCTGGAGGGCGCGACCTTCGTCGACCTCACCGACGCCTACTCCCCGCGGCTGCGCGCCCTCGCCCGCGAGATCGACCCCACGCTCCCCGAGGGGGTCTATGTGCAGTTCCCGGGGCCGCACTACGAGACCCCGGCCGAGGTGCGGATGGCGGGCATCCTCGGCGGCGACCTCGTCGGGATGTCGACCTCCCTGGAGACGATCGCCGCCCGCGAGGCCGGCCTCGAGGTGCTCGGCATCTCGCTGGTCACCAATCCCGCCGCGGGCATCGCGGCCGGGCCGCTGTCGCACGACGAGGTCCTCCAGGCCGGGCGCGCCGCCGCGGCCCGCTGCGGCCGGCTGCTCGCCGACATCGTGGCGCGGCTCTGA
- a CDS encoding phospho-sugar mutase translates to MTEGLLTRRARREAQGGGAENRAGAGSPDGVDDLFAYAREWAADDPDIATRHELEEVLNAAENGDAAALGDLRDRCAGLLEFGTAGLRGALGAGPNRMNRAVVIRAAAGLMAYLREHDTDGPEVASRPSGGPRVVIGFDARLGSAQFAADTAAVVVGTGGTALFLPRPLPTPVLAFAIRHLGCAAGVMVTASHNPPQDNGYKVYLGDGSQIVPPADVEIRRHIEALRRVDDVPMAQDGWQVLGEEVLTAYVEAVAALVPANAPRGVSVVQTSMHGVGGETVRRVFETAGFAVPTVVPEQHDPDPAFQTVPFPNPEEPGAIDLALALARTERPDVVIANDPDADRCAVAIPDPLAAGPQDPDGWRMLRGDELGAVLAWDVVSRGVAPSDVLARSIVSSRLVDAIAAAAGCRHTQTLTGFKWIARAEGLRYGYEEAIGYCVAPEVVRDKDGISAALLVAALVARLKTEGRTVRDVLDDLALAHGVYATDAFSVRVADLALIGQIMARLRDTAGEVTEIAGVPVAALDDLDRPTDGLPPTDGIRYVLADDSRVIVRPSGTEPKLKVYLEAIAPSPADPARLAAARAEADRRLAALRAAFEEMTRV, encoded by the coding sequence ATGACCGAGGGACTGCTCACCCGCCGAGCCCGCCGCGAGGCACAGGGGGGCGGGGCCGAGAACCGCGCCGGGGCCGGGAGTCCTGACGGGGTCGACGACCTGTTCGCCTACGCGCGCGAGTGGGCGGCCGACGATCCCGACATCGCCACCCGGCACGAGCTGGAGGAGGTCCTCAACGCCGCCGAGAACGGCGACGCGGCGGCGCTCGGCGACCTGCGCGACCGCTGCGCCGGGCTGCTGGAATTCGGTACGGCGGGGCTGCGCGGCGCCCTCGGCGCCGGCCCGAACCGGATGAACCGCGCCGTCGTGATCCGGGCTGCGGCGGGCCTCATGGCCTACCTGCGCGAGCACGACACCGACGGACCCGAGGTGGCGTCCCGCCCGAGCGGGGGCCCGCGGGTGGTCATCGGGTTCGACGCCCGGCTCGGGTCGGCCCAATTCGCGGCGGACACCGCGGCCGTCGTCGTCGGGACGGGCGGGACCGCGCTCTTCCTGCCGCGTCCGCTGCCGACTCCGGTGCTGGCGTTCGCCATTCGGCATCTGGGCTGCGCCGCGGGCGTGATGGTCACGGCGAGCCACAACCCGCCGCAGGACAACGGCTACAAGGTCTACCTCGGCGACGGCAGCCAGATCGTCCCGCCGGCGGACGTCGAGATTCGGCGGCACATCGAGGCGCTCCGCCGGGTCGACGACGTACCGATGGCGCAGGACGGGTGGCAGGTGCTCGGGGAGGAGGTGCTCACGGCGTACGTCGAGGCGGTCGCCGCGCTCGTTCCCGCGAACGCGCCCCGCGGCGTGTCCGTCGTCCAGACCTCGATGCACGGCGTCGGCGGCGAAACCGTGCGGAGGGTGTTCGAGACCGCGGGTTTCGCCGTGCCCACGGTGGTGCCCGAGCAGCACGATCCCGACCCGGCGTTCCAAACCGTGCCCTTCCCCAATCCGGAGGAACCTGGCGCGATCGACCTGGCCTTGGCTCTGGCCAGGACAGAACGGCCCGACGTGGTCATTGCGAACGACCCGGACGCCGACCGGTGCGCGGTGGCGATCCCCGACCCCCTCGCCGCCGGTCCGCAGGATCCCGACGGCTGGCGCATGCTGCGCGGGGACGAGCTCGGTGCGGTGCTGGCGTGGGACGTGGTCTCGCGCGGCGTGGCCCCCAGCGACGTGCTCGCGCGCTCGATCGTCTCCAGCCGCCTCGTCGACGCCATCGCGGCGGCCGCCGGGTGCCGGCACACCCAGACCCTCACCGGGTTCAAGTGGATCGCCCGTGCGGAGGGGCTGCGGTACGGGTACGAGGAGGCCATCGGCTACTGCGTCGCCCCCGAGGTCGTTCGGGACAAGGACGGGATCTCGGCCGCGCTACTGGTCGCGGCGCTGGTGGCGCGGCTGAAGACCGAGGGCCGCACGGTCCGGGACGTCCTGGACGACCTGGCGCTCGCGCACGGCGTCTACGCCACCGATGCCTTCTCGGTCCGCGTCGCCGACCTCGCGCTGATCGGCCAGATCATGGCGCGACTGCGCGACACCGCGGGCGAGGTGACCGAGATCGCCGGCGTCCCCGTCGCGGCGCTGGACGACCTCGACCGGCCCACGGACGGGTTGCCGCCGACCGACGGGATCCGCTACGTCTTGGCCGACGACTCACGCGTCATCGTGCGGCCGAGTGGGACGGAGCCGAAGCTGAAGGTGTACCTCGAGGCCATCGCCCCCTCCCCGGCCGACCCGGCGAGACTCGCCGCGGCGCGCGCGGAGGCGGATCGGCGCCTGGCGGCGCTGCGGGCGGCCTTCGAGGAGATGACCCGGGTGTAG